In the genome of Hippoglossus hippoglossus isolate fHipHip1 chromosome 4, fHipHip1.pri, whole genome shotgun sequence, one region contains:
- the LOC117760233 gene encoding dimethylaniline monooxygenase [N-oxide-forming] 5-like gives MVHKVAVIGAGPSGLTSIKACLDEGMVPTCFESSDDMGGLWKFKEVSEPNRASIYRSLTINISKEMMCYSDFPIPAEYPNYMHHSKILKYFRMYAEHFKLLQHIHFQTLVKSVRQRPDFSRTGQWEVVTENRDGQEERHVFDAVICCAGHYTYPNMPLKDFPGIETFEGKYFHSWDYKGPEDMYGKRVVVIGIGNSGGDIATEGSRVAEEMYMSTRRGAWVIRQVSDNGMPVDMKYNTRFVHILFQLLPINVLNWIGEGKLNAMYDHTMYALKPTHRLFSQIPVINDDLPMKILSGAVTVKPNVKKIRGSTVVFEDGTFVEKVDIIVFATGYNYDFPFLPSSALYKSGHRVGLYKHIYPPTLEHSTLAVVGFIHALGAIMPQAEMQARWVARVFKGHKKLPSNQAMIKAVERDTKDIEKNFNVSKLTPLQVDFVNYMDDLAGEIGVFPSLLWFFFTDYPLFKRLFWGPVTSYQYRLMGPGKWEGARRAIFTQFDRMYQPLKTRKLVEHEPSTTGRLFKLSLTLMVGGATAYYVHVHYPTALPNLLSKLHLQTV, from the exons GAAGTGTCAGAGCCAAACAGAGCCAGCATCTACCGTTCCCTCACGATCAACATTTCCAAAGAGATGATGTGCTACAGTGACTTCCCCATCCCTGCTGAGTACCCTAACTACATGCACCACTCTAAAATCCTGAAATACTTCAGGATGTATGCAGAACACTTTAAACTGCTGCAGCACATTCACTTCCAG ACCTTGGTTAAGAGTGTCAGACAGAGGCCGGACTTTTCCCGCACTGGTCAGTGGGAAGTGGTGACTGAGAACAGAGATGGACAGGAGGAGCGTCATGTCTTCGATGCAGTGATCTGCTGCGCGGGACACTACACCTATCCCAACATGCCACTTAAAGACTTCCCAG GAATAGAGACGTTTGAGGGGAAGTACTTCCACAGCTGGGATTACAAGGGCCCTGAGGACATGTACGGGAAGAGGGTGGTGGTCATCGGCATTGGTAACTCCGGAGGTGACATCGCAACAGAGGGCAGCAGAGTAgctgaggag ATGTATATGAGCACTCGTCGCGGTGCCTGGGTCATCCGTCAGGTTTCTGACAATGGCATGCCCGTGGACATGAAGTACAACACGCGTTTCGTCCACATCTTGTTCCAGCTGTTGCCGATCAACGTCCTCAACTGGATCGGCGAGGGCAAACTCAATGCCATGTATGACCACACCATGTACGCTCTCAAACCCACACACAG GCTCTTCAGTCAGATCCCAGTGATCAACGATGATCTGCCCATGAAGATCCTGTCCGGAGCGGTCACTGTCAAACCGAATGTGAAAAAGATACGTGGCTCCACCGTGGTGTTTGAGGATGGCACTTTTGTTGAAAAG GTGGATATAATTGTGTTCGCGACAGGATACAACTACGATTTCCCCTTCTTGCCAAGCAGTGCTTTGTACAAGTCAGGGCACCGTGTGGGTCTGTACAAGCACATTTACCCTCCTACCTTGGAGCATTCAACTCTGGCTGTTGTGGGTTTCATCCATGCCCTTGGAGCCATCATGCCCCAGGCTGAAATGCAAGCCCGCTGGGTCGCACGTGTCTTCAAAG GACATAAGAAGTTGCCCTCAAACCAGGCCATGATCAAGGCTGTTGAGAGGGACACCAAGGACATtgagaaaaa CTTTAACGTATCAAAGTTGACACCCCTGCAAGTGGACTTTGTTAACTACATGGACGACTTAGCTGGAGAGATTGGAGTGTTCCCAAGTCTCCTCTGGTTCTTCTTCACCGACTATCCTCTGTTTAAGAGGCTCTTCTGGGGACCCGTCACATCCTACCAATACCGCTTGATGGGGCCAGGAAAATGGGAAGGGGCCCGCAGAGCAATCTTCACCCAGTTCGACCGCATGTACCAGCCCCTGAAAACCAGAAAG CTGGTGGAGCATGAGCCGTCCACCACCGGCCGCCTGTTTAAACTGAGCCTGACCCTCATGGTCGGAGGAGCCACTGCCTACTACGTCCATGTGCACTACCCGACTGCTCTGCCCAACCTGCTGTCCAAGCTCCATCTACAGACAGTCTAA